A DNA window from Arachis hypogaea cultivar Tifrunner chromosome 18, arahy.Tifrunner.gnm2.J5K5, whole genome shotgun sequence contains the following coding sequences:
- the LOC112771032 gene encoding GATA transcription factor 11 has product MSEDVGNNMKDSWFFEKNFNGLSDEAFDDVFSFLDFPLEDVEPNVVEEDWDAQFKRIEPCYDVFSVSSTVLCSDKTQNEKPQLGGSFSGSSNEVSPIKQLDETAGLDVGKTILNQNSSLNGKDLHQLQTYSPVSVFESSSTSSAENSNFDLPAIPVKRARSKRQRASSFSPLFVIPSVPTSPAWQIYEMKVDPESNLGTHHAGKSLNNTKKQRKKDLPVLSVHNDMKRSSSQEPVPTRKCMHCEVTKTPQWREGPMGPKTLCNACGVRYRSGRLFPEYRPAASPTFVPSVHSNCHKKVIEMRSKGIQASLRNPLSAMSNLHGNSVG; this is encoded by the exons ATGTCTGAG GATGTTGGTAATAATATGAAGGACTCTTGGTTTTTCGAGAAGAATTTTAATGGCCTGTCCGACGAGGCTTTTGATGATGTCTTCAGCTTTTTAGATTTCCCGTTGGAAGATGTGGAACCGAATGTTGTTGAAGAAGACTGGGATGCTCAGTTTAAACGCATTGAGCCATGTTATGATGTTTTTTCGGTGTCATCGACTGTGCTCTGTAGTGATAAAACCCAAAATGAAAAGCCACAACTTGGGGGAAGTTTCTCTGGTTCT AGTAATGAGGTTTCTCCAATAAAACAGCTGGATGAGACTGCTGGATTGGATGTTGGAAAAACCATTCTGAACCAGAATTCATCTCTCAATGGAAAAGATTTGCATCAACTTCAAACCTACAGCCCAGTTTCTGTTTTTGAAAGCAGTAGTACTTCTTCAGCTGAGAATTCCAACTTTGATCTACCTGCCATCCCGGTAAAGCGTGCTCGAAGCAAGCGCCAGCGTGCATCGAGCTTCAGTCCTCTATTTGTGATTCCTTCTGTTCCTACTTCACCGGCTTGGCAAATTTATGAAATGAAAGTTGACCCGGAATCAAATTTAGGGACACACCATGCCGGGAAATCATTAAACAACACGAAAAAACAGAGGAAAAAGGATCTCCCTGTGCTTTCAGTTCACAATGACATGAAAAGATCTTCATCACAGGAGCCAGTTCCCACCAGAAAATGCATGCATTGCGAGGTGACAAAGACCCCACAGTGGAGAGAGGGACCGATGGGTCCAAAGACGCTGTGCAATGCCTGCGGTGTTCGATACAGGTCTGGTCGCCTCTTCCCCGAATACCGGCCAGCAGCTAGCCCCACTTTTGTACCATCAGTGCATTCAAACTGTCATAAGAAGGTCATAGAGATGAGAAGCAAAGGAATCCAGGCAAGCCTTAGGAATCCATTGTCGGCGATGTCAAACCTTCATGGAAATTCTGTAGGATAA